In Spinacia oleracea cultivar Varoflay chromosome 5, BTI_SOV_V1, whole genome shotgun sequence, a single window of DNA contains:
- the LOC110789055 gene encoding phytol kinase 1, chloroplastic isoform X1, with protein sequence MTVDATISMHLKLNQHHHHHHHSRHSATAQPAYTNSTFSHFRRYHRPFQTTSITPLTHFLSPPNSLLNRGNISASIVALPLSVTRCALLSSNAVIFQDASATAFVLGGGYALVSAFDNLTNRSLISQKLSRKLVHIISGLLFVASWPLFSISTEARYFASVAPLINGLRLVVHGLSLTTDEGLIKSVTREGKPEELLRGPLYYVLTLAICAIVFWRDSPVGLLSLAMMSGGDGAGIADIMGRKFGNVKLPYNQKKSWAGSISMFIFGFLISVGMLYYFSALGYFQLDWNLTMQRVAVVSFIATVVESLPTEERIDDNISVPLATLVTAYICFCL encoded by the exons ATGACTGTAGATGCAACAATATCAATGCATCTGAAATTAAaccaacaccaccaccaccaccaccactcacGGCACTCAGCCACCGCTCAACCGGCTTACACCAACTCCACATTCTCTCATTTCCGTCGGTATCACCGCCCCTTCCAAACAACTTCAATAACTCCGCttacccattttctctctcctccgaaCTCACTACTTAACCGAGGAAATATTTCAGCATCCATAGTAGCTTTACCCTTGTCGGTTACCCGGTGCGCGTTACTCTCTTCTAACGCCGTCATTTTCCAAGACGCCAGCGCTACCGCTTTCGTCCTCGGCGGTGGTTATGCTCTCGTCTCCGCCTTTGATAATCTCACCAACCGCAGCCTCATCTCTCAG AAATTGAGCAGAAAGCTAGTCCATATAATTTCTGGGTTGCTTTTTGTGGCTTCCTGGCCTCTTTTCAG CATCTCAACAGAAGCTCGATATTTTGCTTCTGTTGCACCACTTATAAATGGGTTGAGACTGGTGGTCCATGGACTCTCTCTCACAACAGATGAAGGTCTTATAAAATCTGTTACTCGAGAAGGGAAACCAGA GGAATTGCTACGAGGTCCATTATACTATGTTCTGACTTTAGCAATCTGTGCCATTGTCTTCTGGCGTGACTCTCCGGTTGGTCTGCTGTCATTGGCAATGATGTCGGGTGGTGATG GTGCAGGAATTGCTGATATCATGGGAAGAAAATTTGGAAATGTGAAGTTACCTTATAACCAGAAAAAGAGTTGGGCTGGTAGCATTTCAATGTTCATATTTGGTTTCTTGATATCCGTCGG CATGCTTTACTACTTTTCAGCTCTGGGGTATTTCCAGTTGGATTGGAATCTCACCATGCAAAGGGTTGCAGTAGTTTCTTTCATAGCAACAGTTGTTGAATCACTTCCAACAGAAGAGCGAATTGATGATAACATATCAGTCCCTCTCGCGACCCTGGTTACAGCGTACATCTGTTTTTGTTTGTAG
- the LOC110789055 gene encoding phytol kinase 1, chloroplastic isoform X6 — protein MTVDATISMHLKLNQHHHHHHHSRHSATAQPAYTNSTFSHFRRYHRPFQTTSITPLTHFLSPPNSLLNRGNISASIVALPLSVTRCALLSSNAVIFQDASATAFVLGGGYALVSAFDNLTNRSLISQKLSRKLVHIISGLLFVASWPLFRELLRGPLYYVLTLAICAIVFWRDSPVGLLSLAMMSGGDGIADIMGRKFGNVKLPYNQKKSWAGSISMFIFGFLISVGMLYYFSALGYFQLDWNLTMQRVAVVSFIATVVESLPTEERIDDNISVPLATLVTAYICFCL, from the exons ATGACTGTAGATGCAACAATATCAATGCATCTGAAATTAAaccaacaccaccaccaccaccaccactcacGGCACTCAGCCACCGCTCAACCGGCTTACACCAACTCCACATTCTCTCATTTCCGTCGGTATCACCGCCCCTTCCAAACAACTTCAATAACTCCGCttacccattttctctctcctccgaaCTCACTACTTAACCGAGGAAATATTTCAGCATCCATAGTAGCTTTACCCTTGTCGGTTACCCGGTGCGCGTTACTCTCTTCTAACGCCGTCATTTTCCAAGACGCCAGCGCTACCGCTTTCGTCCTCGGCGGTGGTTATGCTCTCGTCTCCGCCTTTGATAATCTCACCAACCGCAGCCTCATCTCTCAG AAATTGAGCAGAAAGCTAGTCCATATAATTTCTGGGTTGCTTTTTGTGGCTTCCTGGCCTCTTTTCAG GGAATTGCTACGAGGTCCATTATACTATGTTCTGACTTTAGCAATCTGTGCCATTGTCTTCTGGCGTGACTCTCCGGTTGGTCTGCTGTCATTGGCAATGATGTCGGGTGGTGATG GAATTGCTGATATCATGGGAAGAAAATTTGGAAATGTGAAGTTACCTTATAACCAGAAAAAGAGTTGGGCTGGTAGCATTTCAATGTTCATATTTGGTTTCTTGATATCCGTCGG CATGCTTTACTACTTTTCAGCTCTGGGGTATTTCCAGTTGGATTGGAATCTCACCATGCAAAGGGTTGCAGTAGTTTCTTTCATAGCAACAGTTGTTGAATCACTTCCAACAGAAGAGCGAATTGATGATAACATATCAGTCCCTCTCGCGACCCTGGTTACAGCGTACATCTGTTTTTGTTTGTAG
- the LOC110789055 gene encoding probable phytol kinase, chloroplastic isoform X3, whose amino-acid sequence MTVDATISMHLKLNQHHHHHHHSRHSATAQPAYTNSTFSHFRRYHRPFQTTSITPLTHFLSPPNSLLNRGNISASIVALPLSVTRCALLSSNAVIFQDASATAFVLGGGYALVSAFDNLTNRSLISQKLSRKLVHIISGLLFVASWPLFSISTEARYFASVAPLINGLRLVVHGLSLTTDEGLIKSVTREGKPEELLRGPLYYVLTLAICAIVFWRDSPVGLLSLAMMSGGDGAGIADIMGRKFGNVKLPYNQKKSWAGSISMFIFGFLISVGSGVFPVGLESHHAKGCSSFFHSNSC is encoded by the exons ATGACTGTAGATGCAACAATATCAATGCATCTGAAATTAAaccaacaccaccaccaccaccaccactcacGGCACTCAGCCACCGCTCAACCGGCTTACACCAACTCCACATTCTCTCATTTCCGTCGGTATCACCGCCCCTTCCAAACAACTTCAATAACTCCGCttacccattttctctctcctccgaaCTCACTACTTAACCGAGGAAATATTTCAGCATCCATAGTAGCTTTACCCTTGTCGGTTACCCGGTGCGCGTTACTCTCTTCTAACGCCGTCATTTTCCAAGACGCCAGCGCTACCGCTTTCGTCCTCGGCGGTGGTTATGCTCTCGTCTCCGCCTTTGATAATCTCACCAACCGCAGCCTCATCTCTCAG AAATTGAGCAGAAAGCTAGTCCATATAATTTCTGGGTTGCTTTTTGTGGCTTCCTGGCCTCTTTTCAG CATCTCAACAGAAGCTCGATATTTTGCTTCTGTTGCACCACTTATAAATGGGTTGAGACTGGTGGTCCATGGACTCTCTCTCACAACAGATGAAGGTCTTATAAAATCTGTTACTCGAGAAGGGAAACCAGA GGAATTGCTACGAGGTCCATTATACTATGTTCTGACTTTAGCAATCTGTGCCATTGTCTTCTGGCGTGACTCTCCGGTTGGTCTGCTGTCATTGGCAATGATGTCGGGTGGTGATG GTGCAGGAATTGCTGATATCATGGGAAGAAAATTTGGAAATGTGAAGTTACCTTATAACCAGAAAAAGAGTTGGGCTGGTAGCATTTCAATGTTCATATTTGGTTTCTTGATATCCGTCGG CTCTGGGGTATTTCCAGTTGGATTGGAATCTCACCATGCAAAGGGTTGCAGTAGTTTCTTTCATAGCAACAGTTGTTGA
- the LOC110789055 gene encoding phytol kinase 1, chloroplastic isoform X5 has translation MTVDATISMHLKLNQHHHHHHHSRHSATAQPAYTNSTFSHFRRYHRPFQTTSITPLTHFLSPPNSLLNRGNISASIVALPLSVTRCALLSSNAVIFQDASATAFVLGGGYALVSAFDNLTNRSLISQKLSRKLVHIISGLLFVASWPLFRELLRGPLYYVLTLAICAIVFWRDSPVGLLSLAMMSGGDGAGIADIMGRKFGNVKLPYNQKKSWAGSISMFIFGFLISVGMLYYFSALGYFQLDWNLTMQRVAVVSFIATVVESLPTEERIDDNISVPLATLVTAYICFCL, from the exons ATGACTGTAGATGCAACAATATCAATGCATCTGAAATTAAaccaacaccaccaccaccaccaccactcacGGCACTCAGCCACCGCTCAACCGGCTTACACCAACTCCACATTCTCTCATTTCCGTCGGTATCACCGCCCCTTCCAAACAACTTCAATAACTCCGCttacccattttctctctcctccgaaCTCACTACTTAACCGAGGAAATATTTCAGCATCCATAGTAGCTTTACCCTTGTCGGTTACCCGGTGCGCGTTACTCTCTTCTAACGCCGTCATTTTCCAAGACGCCAGCGCTACCGCTTTCGTCCTCGGCGGTGGTTATGCTCTCGTCTCCGCCTTTGATAATCTCACCAACCGCAGCCTCATCTCTCAG AAATTGAGCAGAAAGCTAGTCCATATAATTTCTGGGTTGCTTTTTGTGGCTTCCTGGCCTCTTTTCAG GGAATTGCTACGAGGTCCATTATACTATGTTCTGACTTTAGCAATCTGTGCCATTGTCTTCTGGCGTGACTCTCCGGTTGGTCTGCTGTCATTGGCAATGATGTCGGGTGGTGATG GTGCAGGAATTGCTGATATCATGGGAAGAAAATTTGGAAATGTGAAGTTACCTTATAACCAGAAAAAGAGTTGGGCTGGTAGCATTTCAATGTTCATATTTGGTTTCTTGATATCCGTCGG CATGCTTTACTACTTTTCAGCTCTGGGGTATTTCCAGTTGGATTGGAATCTCACCATGCAAAGGGTTGCAGTAGTTTCTTTCATAGCAACAGTTGTTGAATCACTTCCAACAGAAGAGCGAATTGATGATAACATATCAGTCCCTCTCGCGACCCTGGTTACAGCGTACATCTGTTTTTGTTTGTAG
- the LOC110789055 gene encoding probable phytol kinase, chloroplastic isoform X4 — MTVDATISMHLKLNQHHHHHHHSRHSATAQPAYTNSTFSHFRRYHRPFQTTSITPLTHFLSPPNSLLNRGNISASIVALPLSVTRCALLSSNAVIFQDASATAFVLGGGYALVSAFDNLTNRSLISQKLSRKLVHIISGLLFVASWPLFSISTEARYFASVAPLINGLRLVVHGLSLTTDEGLIKSVTREGKPEELLRGPLYYVLTLAICAIVFWRDSPVGLLSLAMMSGGDGIADIMGRKFGNVKLPYNQKKSWAGSISMFIFGFLISVGSGVFPVGLESHHAKGCSSFFHSNSC; from the exons ATGACTGTAGATGCAACAATATCAATGCATCTGAAATTAAaccaacaccaccaccaccaccaccactcacGGCACTCAGCCACCGCTCAACCGGCTTACACCAACTCCACATTCTCTCATTTCCGTCGGTATCACCGCCCCTTCCAAACAACTTCAATAACTCCGCttacccattttctctctcctccgaaCTCACTACTTAACCGAGGAAATATTTCAGCATCCATAGTAGCTTTACCCTTGTCGGTTACCCGGTGCGCGTTACTCTCTTCTAACGCCGTCATTTTCCAAGACGCCAGCGCTACCGCTTTCGTCCTCGGCGGTGGTTATGCTCTCGTCTCCGCCTTTGATAATCTCACCAACCGCAGCCTCATCTCTCAG AAATTGAGCAGAAAGCTAGTCCATATAATTTCTGGGTTGCTTTTTGTGGCTTCCTGGCCTCTTTTCAG CATCTCAACAGAAGCTCGATATTTTGCTTCTGTTGCACCACTTATAAATGGGTTGAGACTGGTGGTCCATGGACTCTCTCTCACAACAGATGAAGGTCTTATAAAATCTGTTACTCGAGAAGGGAAACCAGA GGAATTGCTACGAGGTCCATTATACTATGTTCTGACTTTAGCAATCTGTGCCATTGTCTTCTGGCGTGACTCTCCGGTTGGTCTGCTGTCATTGGCAATGATGTCGGGTGGTGATG GAATTGCTGATATCATGGGAAGAAAATTTGGAAATGTGAAGTTACCTTATAACCAGAAAAAGAGTTGGGCTGGTAGCATTTCAATGTTCATATTTGGTTTCTTGATATCCGTCGG CTCTGGGGTATTTCCAGTTGGATTGGAATCTCACCATGCAAAGGGTTGCAGTAGTTTCTTTCATAGCAACAGTTGTTGA
- the LOC110789055 gene encoding phytol kinase 1, chloroplastic isoform X2 → MTVDATISMHLKLNQHHHHHHHSRHSATAQPAYTNSTFSHFRRYHRPFQTTSITPLTHFLSPPNSLLNRGNISASIVALPLSVTRCALLSSNAVIFQDASATAFVLGGGYALVSAFDNLTNRSLISQKLSRKLVHIISGLLFVASWPLFSISTEARYFASVAPLINGLRLVVHGLSLTTDEGLIKSVTREGKPEELLRGPLYYVLTLAICAIVFWRDSPVGLLSLAMMSGGDGIADIMGRKFGNVKLPYNQKKSWAGSISMFIFGFLISVGMLYYFSALGYFQLDWNLTMQRVAVVSFIATVVESLPTEERIDDNISVPLATLVTAYICFCL, encoded by the exons ATGACTGTAGATGCAACAATATCAATGCATCTGAAATTAAaccaacaccaccaccaccaccaccactcacGGCACTCAGCCACCGCTCAACCGGCTTACACCAACTCCACATTCTCTCATTTCCGTCGGTATCACCGCCCCTTCCAAACAACTTCAATAACTCCGCttacccattttctctctcctccgaaCTCACTACTTAACCGAGGAAATATTTCAGCATCCATAGTAGCTTTACCCTTGTCGGTTACCCGGTGCGCGTTACTCTCTTCTAACGCCGTCATTTTCCAAGACGCCAGCGCTACCGCTTTCGTCCTCGGCGGTGGTTATGCTCTCGTCTCCGCCTTTGATAATCTCACCAACCGCAGCCTCATCTCTCAG AAATTGAGCAGAAAGCTAGTCCATATAATTTCTGGGTTGCTTTTTGTGGCTTCCTGGCCTCTTTTCAG CATCTCAACAGAAGCTCGATATTTTGCTTCTGTTGCACCACTTATAAATGGGTTGAGACTGGTGGTCCATGGACTCTCTCTCACAACAGATGAAGGTCTTATAAAATCTGTTACTCGAGAAGGGAAACCAGA GGAATTGCTACGAGGTCCATTATACTATGTTCTGACTTTAGCAATCTGTGCCATTGTCTTCTGGCGTGACTCTCCGGTTGGTCTGCTGTCATTGGCAATGATGTCGGGTGGTGATG GAATTGCTGATATCATGGGAAGAAAATTTGGAAATGTGAAGTTACCTTATAACCAGAAAAAGAGTTGGGCTGGTAGCATTTCAATGTTCATATTTGGTTTCTTGATATCCGTCGG CATGCTTTACTACTTTTCAGCTCTGGGGTATTTCCAGTTGGATTGGAATCTCACCATGCAAAGGGTTGCAGTAGTTTCTTTCATAGCAACAGTTGTTGAATCACTTCCAACAGAAGAGCGAATTGATGATAACATATCAGTCCCTCTCGCGACCCTGGTTACAGCGTACATCTGTTTTTGTTTGTAG